The following coding sequences are from one Paenibacillus stellifer window:
- a CDS encoding S1C family serine protease, which translates to MGLFDDDFYSTKVSRRREQKASKQPMPRGWSARSKSRNLSTLQISAISSIISAVVAVLLFSLVTGQLTHDKSVLPAVIQNVKPSSGDPYDRIVQAAAAVRPAVVSIINHKEDTAKSQLDESALGSGVIYKKANGKAYIITNNHVISGASKLEIVMVDGETRKADLIGADKVSDLAVLTVNADGINTVAKMGDSSKLQLGETVIAIGNPLGLGDTLTSGIVSYTNRTIPVSLNQDGVYDWEQEVIQTDAAINEGNSGGALVDLNGRVIGINTMKISDTGVEGLGFAIPANHVEKIAEELAANGKIVRSYLGVYSMDLNNPYVPLDENQRKSLNLPSSVTEGVVVLDVVGPAKEAGLKLNDVITKFNGQTIDSTISLRKYLYDDTKVGDSLVITFYRDGVEKEITVKLEQKPEE; encoded by the coding sequence CTGCAGATTTCCGCCATCAGCTCAATCATCAGCGCGGTTGTTGCGGTTCTGCTGTTCAGCCTCGTGACCGGACAGCTGACCCATGACAAGTCCGTCCTGCCCGCTGTCATTCAGAACGTCAAGCCGAGCAGCGGCGATCCTTATGACCGCATTGTGCAAGCGGCGGCGGCTGTCCGTCCTGCGGTCGTCAGCATTATCAACCATAAAGAAGATACCGCAAAGAGCCAGCTTGACGAGTCGGCGCTCGGCTCGGGCGTGATTTATAAGAAAGCGAACGGGAAGGCTTACATTATCACCAATAACCATGTCATTTCCGGCGCAAGCAAGCTGGAGATCGTCATGGTGGACGGGGAGACCCGCAAAGCCGACCTTATCGGAGCGGATAAGGTCAGCGATCTGGCCGTGCTTACGGTAAATGCGGACGGCATTAACACTGTGGCGAAGATGGGCGATTCATCCAAGCTGCAGCTGGGTGAGACGGTCATCGCCATCGGCAACCCGCTCGGTCTGGGCGACACGTTGACCTCCGGCATTGTCAGCTACACGAACCGGACGATACCGGTGTCGCTGAACCAGGACGGTGTGTACGACTGGGAGCAGGAGGTCATCCAGACCGATGCGGCCATCAATGAAGGCAACAGCGGGGGCGCGCTTGTGGATTTGAACGGCCGGGTTATCGGCATCAACACCATGAAGATTTCCGATACCGGCGTTGAAGGCCTCGGATTCGCCATTCCGGCCAACCATGTCGAGAAGATCGCCGAGGAGCTGGCCGCGAATGGTAAGATCGTCCGTTCCTATCTTGGTGTATACTCCATGGATCTGAACAACCCTTACGTGCCGCTCGACGAGAACCAGCGCAAGTCGCTCAACCTGCCGAGCAGTGTAACCGAAGGGGTAGTCGTTCTCGATGTCGTAGGCCCGGCGAAGGAAGCGGGACTCAAGCTGAACGACGTAATCACGAAGTTCAACGGCCAGACGATCGATTCGACCATCAGCCTGCGCAAATACCTGTACGACGACACGAAGGTTGGCGACTCCCTTGTCATCACGTTCTACCGGGACGGGGTCGAGAAAGAGATTACCGTGAAGCTGGAGCAGAAACCGGAGGAATAA